One window from the genome of Streptomyces sp. NBC_00287 encodes:
- a CDS encoding histidine phosphatase family protein: MITTELVFVRHGEAQCNVDEVVGGPDTCTGLTDRGYAQVEAAADRLAAEHAAKPFTALYAGPRLRLRQTGEILSQALRLPLRTEPGLDGPIHGAADGKLWHEVKTAADGGPHAHPDTPWAEGSDTWSGYLRRASAFLRKLIDQYEGNRVLFAAHGETVIAAHTLLLPLPPGQPTGFAVDHASITRWQHHGNRLGQRRWILDRHNDTAHLIVRELGGET, translated from the coding sequence ATGATCACCACAGAGCTCGTCTTCGTCCGACATGGGGAAGCCCAGTGCAACGTCGACGAAGTCGTAGGCGGTCCCGACACCTGCACCGGACTCACCGATCGCGGGTACGCCCAGGTTGAGGCGGCGGCTGACCGGCTAGCCGCAGAGCACGCTGCCAAGCCGTTCACCGCGCTATACGCGGGACCGCGCCTCCGCCTCCGGCAAACGGGCGAGATCCTCTCCCAGGCGCTCCGGCTGCCTCTGCGAACCGAGCCGGGCCTCGACGGGCCCATACATGGAGCGGCCGATGGGAAGCTCTGGCACGAGGTGAAGACAGCGGCCGACGGAGGACCACACGCCCACCCGGACACTCCCTGGGCGGAAGGATCCGACACATGGTCTGGCTATCTCCGGCGGGCGTCTGCCTTCCTGCGGAAGCTCATTGACCAGTATGAGGGCAACCGCGTCCTGTTCGCCGCTCATGGTGAAACCGTCATCGCAGCGCACACGCTCCTCCTCCCTCTTCCCCCAGGACAGCCCACCGGCTTCGCGGTGGACCACGCCTCCATCACCCGCTGGCAACACCACGGGAACCGACTCGGCCAGCGCCGGTGGATCCTCGACCGCCACAACGACACGGCCCACCTGATCGTCCGAGAACTGGGAGGCGAGACGTGA
- a CDS encoding aminoglycoside phosphotransferase family protein, with protein MITSLADPRLTLARQAVGAVRVVADPGLPPHLVRLVDVREASYVAKQHHRQDRYTQELHAYSSWGRHLSGYAAQLVAHDDSTDTLLFTALEGANACTARLSPAERERMYEAAGLVLGRLHRATAEGPAPSSELATRLLGWIATAEQGGLISADERRILQSHGDVLAGTVMDRAVCHLDYQPRNWLVDAEQFRVCDFEHMRRDARVRDFARLEFRHWQSEPRLREAFFTGYGTQMTDAERQLLVSFGAIEAVTAIVRGHERNATALSAHGRAVLARLA; from the coding sequence GTGATCACATCACTGGCCGACCCTCGCCTCACGTTGGCGCGCCAGGCCGTAGGGGCGGTTCGCGTCGTGGCCGATCCAGGGCTTCCGCCGCATCTCGTCCGCCTCGTCGACGTCCGCGAAGCCTCCTACGTGGCCAAGCAACACCACCGACAAGACCGGTACACGCAGGAGTTGCACGCCTATTCGAGCTGGGGCCGCCACCTCAGCGGCTACGCCGCCCAGCTCGTCGCGCATGACGACTCCACGGACACACTGCTGTTCACGGCCCTGGAGGGAGCCAACGCCTGCACGGCGCGGCTCAGCCCGGCGGAGAGAGAGCGGATGTACGAGGCGGCGGGTTTGGTGCTCGGCAGGCTTCACCGCGCGACGGCCGAAGGTCCCGCCCCCAGCAGCGAGTTGGCGACCCGCCTTCTGGGCTGGATCGCAACGGCTGAACAGGGCGGCCTGATCTCCGCGGACGAGCGCCGGATTCTCCAATCGCACGGTGATGTGCTGGCCGGCACCGTGATGGACCGAGCGGTGTGCCACCTCGACTACCAGCCCAGAAACTGGCTCGTCGACGCCGAGCAGTTCCGAGTCTGCGACTTCGAACACATGCGACGGGACGCCCGAGTCCGGGACTTCGCCCGGCTCGAGTTCCGTCACTGGCAGTCCGAACCTCGTCTCCGTGAGGCCTTCTTCACGGGCTACGGCACCCAAATGACGGATGCCGAGCGGCAGTTGCTGGTGTCCTTCGGCGCCATCGAGGCCGTCACTGCCATCGTCCGCGGCCATGAGCGGAACGCCACCGCCCTCAGCGCCCATGGCCGAGCCGTTCTGGCTCGCCTGGCCTGA